One Amorphoplanes digitatis genomic window carries:
- a CDS encoding SulP family inorganic anion transporter produces the protein MTTSSWLDRWAPGLADLVAYRRAWLRGDVLAGVTVAAYLVPQVLAYATIAGLPPVAGLWATVPALAAYALLGTSRTLSVGPESTTALMTAAVVGPIAAGDPARYAGLAAELAIIVGVLCLAGRLLRLGFVADLLSRPILVGYLAGVALIMIAGQLGKLTGVPVEGEAFFEQIASFVTQLSTMHAATAGLALVVLAFLFALQRWLPAAPAPLLAVLLATGATALTGWQQHGIRVLGEIPSGVPAPALPPLGDLAGLLLPALGVLLVGYTDTILTARSFAERTRQAGPTRPIDANQELVALGFANVGAGLAHGFPVSSSGSRTALADAAGGRSQLYSLVTLVLVVATLLFLGPVMAGLPTAVLGAIVVYAAVRLVDIAGFRRLAAFRRSELLLALGALAGVLIFDILIGILLAVGLSVAEMLARVARPHDAVEGFVPGLAGMHDIDDYPQARTVPGLVVYRYDSPLFFANAQDFHRRALAAVDTQREPVRWFVLNMESNVEVDITALDALDALRREIADRGIVFALARVKQDLLDQLVSFGLAAAVGTERIFPTLPIAVAAYRDWSDGDRAG, from the coding sequence GTGACGACATCCTCCTGGCTCGATCGGTGGGCGCCCGGGCTCGCCGATCTCGTGGCCTATCGCCGTGCCTGGCTGCGCGGCGACGTCCTGGCCGGCGTCACCGTGGCGGCGTACCTGGTGCCCCAGGTGCTCGCGTATGCCACGATCGCCGGCCTGCCACCGGTGGCCGGGCTCTGGGCAACCGTTCCGGCCCTGGCCGCGTACGCGTTGCTCGGCACGTCGCGCACGTTGTCGGTCGGGCCCGAGTCGACGACGGCCCTGATGACCGCCGCGGTGGTCGGACCGATCGCCGCCGGCGATCCGGCCCGCTACGCGGGCCTGGCCGCCGAGCTGGCGATCATCGTGGGGGTGCTCTGTCTGGCCGGCCGCCTGCTCCGGCTGGGTTTCGTCGCGGACCTGCTGTCCCGGCCGATCCTGGTGGGCTACCTCGCCGGGGTGGCGCTGATCATGATCGCCGGTCAGCTCGGAAAGCTGACCGGCGTACCGGTCGAGGGCGAGGCGTTCTTCGAGCAGATCGCCTCGTTCGTCACCCAGCTGTCCACAATGCACGCGGCGACCGCCGGGCTGGCGTTGGTGGTGCTCGCGTTCCTCTTCGCCCTCCAGCGCTGGCTGCCTGCCGCACCGGCGCCGCTGCTGGCGGTGCTGCTCGCCACCGGCGCGACGGCGTTGACCGGCTGGCAGCAGCACGGGATCCGGGTGCTCGGCGAGATTCCGTCCGGCGTGCCGGCCCCCGCCCTGCCGCCACTCGGCGACCTGGCGGGCCTGCTGCTGCCCGCGCTGGGCGTGCTGCTGGTCGGTTACACCGACACCATTCTCACCGCCCGATCGTTCGCCGAACGGACCCGGCAGGCCGGGCCGACCCGCCCGATCGACGCCAACCAGGAACTTGTCGCGTTGGGGTTCGCGAACGTCGGCGCCGGACTGGCACACGGATTTCCGGTCAGCAGCAGCGGCAGCCGCACCGCCCTCGCCGACGCGGCCGGCGGCCGGTCGCAGCTCTATTCGCTGGTCACGCTCGTTCTCGTCGTGGCGACGCTGCTCTTTCTAGGCCCGGTGATGGCCGGACTCCCGACGGCGGTTCTCGGCGCCATCGTGGTGTACGCCGCGGTCCGGCTCGTCGACATCGCCGGATTCCGCCGGCTCGCCGCGTTCCGGCGCAGCGAGCTGCTGCTGGCCCTCGGCGCGCTCGCCGGGGTGCTGATCTTCGACATCCTGATCGGCATCCTGCTCGCCGTCGGGCTGTCGGTGGCGGAGATGCTCGCCCGCGTGGCCCGCCCGCACGACGCCGTCGAGGGCTTCGTGCCGGGTCTCGCCGGCATGCACGACATCGACGACTACCCCCAGGCACGCACGGTGCCCGGGCTGGTCGTGTACCGCTACGACTCCCCTCTCTTCTTCGCCAACGCCCAGGACTTCCACCGGCGCGCGCTGGCCGCCGTGGACACCCAGCGGGAACCCGTCCGGTGGTTCGTCCTGAACATGGAGAGCAACGTCGAGGTCGACATCACCGCACTGGACGCGCTGGACGCGCTGCGCCGCGAGATCGCCGACCGCGGCATCGTCTTCGCCCTCGCCCGCGTCAAGCAGGATCTGCTGGATCAACTGGTCTCTTTCGGCCTGGCCGCGGCCGTGGGTACGGAGCGGATCTTCCCCACCCTGCCCATCGCGGTCGCCGCCTACCGGGATTGGAGCGACGGCGATCGGGCCGGTTAG
- a CDS encoding universal stress protein, whose product MKNLETHRVQQDSRHQSADAGHLNRYGEAINRYLGAAVYRTEEAVSAPIRSTVPRGTTTGVVLVGADETPISYTAVDHAAIEAELRGWALRIVHVQRAGGLRPPSHDAGAQLLRRLTDRVHACSPSLMVTSTLAVGSAGRLLLAEAATASMVVVGHRHGTAYTAFGLSVGERVAAQHRGPVLVVRVPGWPPGPGFGERPIVVGADQPGQLTPVAGFALAEARARGCEVVMLHADPNAAPADRLEMVEGVRVHHRTIDADPETALGDASNRAAALVLGRHSAAGSPVTLLGSVSRNLLQHAYCPIFLIG is encoded by the coding sequence ATGAAGAACCTCGAAACACACAGAGTGCAACAGGACAGCAGGCACCAGAGCGCGGATGCCGGCCACCTAAATCGGTACGGTGAGGCCATCAACCGATACCTGGGAGCGGCCGTTTACCGCACGGAGGAGGCCGTCTCGGCCCCGATCCGGTCAACCGTTCCGCGCGGCACCACGACCGGGGTGGTTCTGGTCGGCGCGGACGAGACCCCGATCAGCTATACGGCCGTCGACCACGCCGCGATCGAGGCCGAATTGCGTGGCTGGGCCCTGCGCATCGTCCATGTGCAGCGGGCGGGCGGTCTGCGGCCACCCTCCCACGACGCCGGCGCCCAGCTGCTGCGGCGGCTCACCGACCGCGTGCACGCCTGCTCGCCCTCGTTGATGGTGACCAGCACGCTCGCCGTCGGTTCGGCGGGCCGGCTGTTGCTCGCCGAGGCGGCGACCGCGTCGATGGTCGTCGTCGGGCACCGGCACGGCACGGCGTACACCGCGTTCGGGCTCAGCGTCGGCGAACGGGTGGCCGCACAACATAGGGGGCCGGTCCTGGTCGTTCGGGTGCCCGGGTGGCCGCCGGGACCCGGATTCGGCGAGCGCCCGATCGTCGTCGGCGCCGACCAGCCGGGTCAGCTCACGCCGGTGGCCGGGTTCGCTCTGGCCGAGGCCCGCGCCCGCGGATGTGAGGTGGTGATGCTGCACGCCGACCCGAATGCCGCCCCGGCCGACCGGCTCGAGATGGTGGAGGGCGTCCGGGTGCATCACCGGACGATCGACGCCGACCCGGAGACCGCCCTCGGCGACGCCTCGAACCGTGCGGCCGCGCTCGTGCTCGGCCGGCACAGCGCTGCCGGAAGTCCGGTGACGCTCCTCGGCTCGGTCAGCCGGAACCTGCTGCAACACGCGTACTGCCCGATCTTTCTGATCGGCTGA
- a CDS encoding DUF1876 domain-containing protein — MGLTRTWTVEITINEHEDEGRTHAAAVLHSMRPLLRGEGDAHRSPRDREVPEIGDELATARALADLAYKLLDVAAGDIEQFTHRPVHLRS; from the coding sequence ATGGGCCTGACACGAACCTGGACGGTCGAGATCACGATCAACGAGCACGAGGACGAGGGCCGTACCCACGCCGCCGCAGTCCTGCACAGCATGCGTCCCCTTCTGCGTGGTGAGGGCGACGCGCATCGTAGCCCGAGGGACCGGGAGGTCCCGGAGATCGGCGACGAACTGGCCACCGCCAGGGCGCTGGCCGATTTGGCCTACAAGCTGCTCGACGTGGCCGCGGGCGACATCGAGCAGTTCACCCATCGGCCGGTACACCTGAGGTCCTGA
- a CDS encoding Acg family FMN-binding oxidoreductase produces the protein MSTIPVPPPRQVLLDCVRTATEAPSLHNSQPWRFRPRGAMVDVYADPARRLRVLDPSGREQLISVGAAVFTLRLAIRRAGYLSDLNVFPEPAEPDLAARVTLAHAAAPSPAVRALAAAIGRRHTDRSPFAQTPVPTDVLDALRGAARREGAVLAVAHAAGREAILKLARSADRWLRDRPGHREELARWTVGGTRYDGVPRWAAGPRDGNDMVPIRDFAELAAEPRSSAPFEPYPTILVLATTGDRWPDWIRAGQALQRVLLTATGNGLATTPISQPLEVPWARRMVLDPATGLSVQMVLRVGYGGKTGATLRRPMADVLLPGPHAPAMVPAG, from the coding sequence ATGAGCACGATTCCCGTCCCGCCGCCGCGGCAGGTTCTCCTCGACTGCGTGCGGACCGCGACCGAGGCGCCGTCCCTGCACAACAGCCAGCCCTGGCGGTTCCGCCCGCGCGGCGCGATGGTCGACGTGTATGCCGATCCCGCGCGCCGCCTGCGCGTTTTGGACCCGAGCGGACGCGAACAGCTGATCAGCGTCGGCGCCGCCGTCTTCACGTTGCGCCTGGCGATTCGACGGGCCGGATACCTGTCCGACCTCAATGTCTTTCCGGAGCCGGCCGAGCCGGACCTGGCAGCTCGGGTGACCCTGGCTCATGCGGCCGCGCCCTCCCCGGCCGTGCGGGCGCTGGCTGCCGCCATCGGGCGCCGGCACACCGACCGGTCGCCGTTCGCGCAGACGCCCGTGCCGACGGACGTTCTCGATGCTCTGCGGGGAGCCGCACGCCGGGAGGGTGCCGTCCTGGCGGTGGCACACGCTGCCGGGCGCGAAGCGATCCTGAAGTTGGCTCGCTCGGCGGACCGCTGGCTGCGCGATCGGCCGGGTCACCGCGAGGAACTTGCCCGGTGGACCGTTGGCGGGACGCGGTACGACGGCGTGCCGCGCTGGGCGGCCGGTCCGCGGGACGGGAACGACATGGTCCCGATCCGCGATTTCGCCGAGTTGGCGGCCGAGCCGCGAAGCAGCGCACCGTTCGAGCCGTACCCGACGATCCTGGTTCTGGCCACTACCGGCGATCGGTGGCCAGACTGGATCCGGGCCGGCCAGGCGCTGCAGCGGGTGTTGCTCACCGCGACCGGCAACGGCCTGGCCACCACCCCGATCAGCCAGCCGCTCGAAGTGCCGTGGGCGCGACGGATGGTGCTCGATCCGGCCACCGGCCTGTCGGTACAGATGGTGCTCAGGGTCGGCTACGGAGGGAAGACGGGCGCGACGCTGCGGCGGCCGATGGCCGATGTGCTGCTGCCCGGCCCGCACGCACCGGCGATGGTCCCGGCGGGGTGA
- a CDS encoding 4Fe-4S dicluster domain-containing protein: protein MPPVLMEATALPALFEVLHAEGYTVVGPTARDGAIVVAELESAAELPYGVGVDTEAGRYRLRERDDRAAFGHSAGPQSWKSVLHPARAPLWSADRGADGTVVVSEPEEQHRRYALLGVRPCDLAAIGILDRVLAGGRHADPVYAARRDGNLIIAVECTEPGATCFCTSMGTGPHAGAGFDLAMTELANGDEHRFLVRSGTPAGAEVLARIPGRPADDASIERASGEVAAAATRMGRAMPAQGLPDLLAAARDSPHWDDVASRCLTCGNCTMVCPTCFCTTTEDVTDLTGDHAERWRRWDSCFDLDFSYLHGGSVRTSGQARYRQWISHKLGTWHDQFGSSGCVGCGRCIAWCPTGIDITEEVATLSVLHLAGDDEAGPR from the coding sequence ATGCCACCGGTGCTGATGGAGGCGACGGCCCTGCCGGCGCTGTTCGAGGTGTTGCACGCGGAGGGCTACACCGTCGTCGGTCCCACGGCACGCGACGGCGCGATCGTCGTCGCCGAGCTGGAGTCGGCGGCCGAGCTGCCGTACGGCGTGGGTGTCGACACCGAGGCGGGCCGGTACCGGCTGCGGGAGCGCGACGACCGGGCCGCGTTCGGCCACTCCGCCGGACCGCAGTCGTGGAAGAGCGTGCTGCACCCGGCGCGCGCCCCGCTGTGGTCGGCCGACCGTGGCGCCGACGGCACGGTCGTGGTCAGCGAGCCGGAGGAACAGCACCGGCGGTACGCGCTGCTCGGTGTACGCCCCTGCGACCTCGCCGCGATCGGCATCCTGGACCGGGTGCTCGCCGGTGGCCGGCACGCGGATCCGGTCTACGCGGCCCGGCGGGACGGCAATCTCATCATCGCCGTCGAGTGCACCGAGCCCGGGGCCACCTGCTTCTGCACGTCCATGGGTACCGGTCCGCACGCCGGCGCGGGCTTCGATCTCGCCATGACCGAGCTGGCGAACGGCGACGAGCATCGCTTCCTCGTCCGCTCCGGCACGCCGGCCGGGGCCGAGGTGCTCGCCCGGATTCCCGGCCGGCCGGCCGACGACGCGAGCATCGAGCGCGCGAGCGGGGAGGTCGCGGCCGCGGCGACCCGGATGGGACGCGCGATGCCGGCACAAGGGCTGCCCGATCTGCTCGCGGCCGCGCGGGACTCGCCGCACTGGGACGACGTCGCCTCGCGGTGCCTGACCTGCGGCAACTGCACGATGGTCTGCCCGACCTGCTTCTGCACGACCACGGAGGACGTCACCGACCTCACCGGCGACCACGCGGAGCGCTGGCGCCGCTGGGACTCCTGCTTCGACCTGGACTTCTCCTATCTGCACGGTGGCAGCGTGCGCACCAGCGGCCAGGCGCGGTACCGCCAGTGGATCAGCCACAAGCTCGGCACCTGGCACGACCAGTTCGGCTCGTCCGGCTGTGTCGGCTGCGGCCGGTGCATCGCCTGGTGCCCGACCGGCATCGACATCACCGAGGAGGTGGCCACGCTGTCCGTGCTGCACCTGGCCGGCGATGACGAGGCGGGGCCGCGATGA
- a CDS encoding CBS domain-containing protein, producing the protein MKTWTVHDVMTRAVVSVDEGASYRDMVEMLLSRRVSAVPVVDALERVTGVVSEADLLRKIEYSGDEAPWLFDSRRRRGERGKALARTAVDLMSAPAVTVQDTTSIAAAARLMDHKYVKRLPVVDDLGRLIGIVTRSDLLKTHLRPDDEIRADVETRVLRGAVAGRARDVAVEVAAGVVTLTGLVERATTAEEAVVLTRRVPGVVEVADEIRYDFDDRAILTTGMAYGVA; encoded by the coding sequence ATGAAGACCTGGACCGTGCACGACGTGATGACCCGGGCAGTCGTGTCCGTGGATGAGGGCGCCTCCTATCGAGACATGGTGGAGATGCTGCTCAGCCGTCGTGTCAGCGCCGTTCCGGTGGTCGACGCGCTCGAGCGGGTCACCGGCGTCGTGAGTGAGGCGGATCTGCTCCGCAAGATCGAGTATTCAGGTGACGAGGCGCCGTGGCTCTTCGACAGCCGCCGGCGGCGCGGCGAGCGAGGCAAGGCGCTGGCTCGGACCGCGGTCGATCTGATGAGCGCGCCCGCGGTCACCGTGCAGGACACGACGTCGATCGCGGCCGCGGCGCGCCTGATGGACCACAAGTACGTCAAGCGGCTGCCCGTGGTCGACGACCTCGGCCGGCTGATCGGCATCGTGACCCGCAGCGACCTGCTCAAGACGCACCTGCGTCCGGACGATGAGATCCGCGCCGACGTCGAGACACGCGTCCTGCGCGGAGCCGTGGCCGGCCGGGCCAGGGACGTCGCGGTCGAGGTGGCCGCGGGAGTCGTCACCCTGACCGGGCTCGTCGAACGGGCCACCACCGCCGAGGAGGCCGTCGTTCTCACCCGGCGGGTGCCCGGAGTGGTCGAGGTGGCCGACGAGATCCGGTACGACTTCGACGATCGCGCCATCCTGACCACCGGCATGGCGTACGGCGTCGCCTGA
- a CDS encoding Acg family FMN-binding oxidoreductase has translation MMMTAIPPSRQVLTECVRTATAAPSLHNSQPWLFRIAGPTVEVYADPSRRLPVLDPDGREQLISVGAAIFNLRLAIRQAGYRCHSTAFPDRKKPDLVARVYAAGPAAATPAVEALSAAVPHRHTNRFPFAHTPVPDDVLDHLADAARREGATLTVATAAGRDTILRLAREAERWLRARPGYRAELARWSGGGVRHDGVPIWAVGPWDALEAVPMRDFAELMPLPRPTEKFEPYPTLLVLSTDGDDRTDWALAGQALQRVLLTATWQNLSTTPISQPVEVPDLRRRLTDPAGGRIAQLVLRVGHGKAVGVTPRRRLADVLLRSPEPAPRDRP, from the coding sequence ATGATGATGACCGCCATACCACCATCGCGGCAGGTCCTTACCGAATGCGTGCGCACGGCCACCGCGGCTCCGTCCCTGCACAACAGCCAGCCCTGGTTGTTTCGGATCGCCGGGCCGACGGTCGAGGTGTACGCCGACCCGAGCCGCCGGCTGCCGGTCCTGGATCCGGACGGGCGCGAGCAGCTGATCAGCGTCGGCGCGGCGATCTTCAATCTGCGTCTGGCCATCCGGCAGGCGGGCTACCGGTGCCACTCGACGGCCTTTCCCGATCGGAAGAAGCCCGATCTGGTCGCCCGCGTGTATGCGGCCGGACCGGCGGCGGCGACCCCGGCCGTGGAGGCACTCTCCGCGGCGGTGCCGCATCGGCACACCAACCGGTTTCCCTTCGCCCACACGCCCGTGCCGGACGACGTCCTCGATCACCTCGCGGACGCTGCCCGCCGGGAGGGCGCCACGCTTACGGTGGCGACCGCGGCCGGCCGGGATACGATCCTGCGCCTCGCCCGGGAAGCCGAACGGTGGCTGCGGGCCCGGCCGGGCTATCGGGCGGAGCTGGCGCGCTGGTCTGGTGGCGGCGTCCGGCACGACGGCGTCCCGATCTGGGCGGTCGGGCCCTGGGACGCCCTTGAGGCGGTGCCGATGCGGGACTTCGCCGAGCTGATGCCGCTGCCGCGGCCGACCGAGAAGTTCGAGCCCTATCCGACGCTCCTGGTGCTCAGCACGGACGGCGACGACCGGACGGACTGGGCGCTGGCCGGGCAGGCCTTGCAGCGGGTGCTGCTCACCGCGACCTGGCAGAACCTGTCGACCACGCCGATCAGCCAGCCGGTGGAGGTGCCCGATCTGCGGCGCCGGCTCACCGATCCGGCCGGCGGCCGGATCGCGCAACTGGTGTTGCGGGTCGGTCACGGCAAGGCGGTCGGCGTGACGCCGCGGCGCCGGCTCGCCGATGTCCTGCTGCGGAGCCCGGAACCGGCGCCGAGGGACCGGCCGTAG
- a CDS encoding cyclic nucleotide-binding domain-containing protein translates to MTGGVVSRVAALRFFAALNPRQLDQLCEAGTPMSYQPGERIFAEGGDADRFWLIETGSVALDVRIPGRGDQVIETLGAGAVLGWSWLHPPYRWQFGASARERLETIAFDGAAVRNRCDADPAFGYAMLRLFTPVIVARLQATRLRLLDLYATSAQVGRP, encoded by the coding sequence ATGACCGGCGGCGTGGTCTCCCGGGTGGCGGCGTTGCGGTTCTTCGCCGCGCTGAACCCGCGGCAGCTGGATCAGTTGTGCGAAGCCGGCACGCCGATGTCGTACCAGCCCGGCGAACGCATCTTCGCCGAGGGCGGCGACGCGGACCGGTTCTGGCTCATCGAGACGGGCAGTGTCGCCCTGGATGTGCGGATACCGGGCCGTGGCGACCAGGTCATCGAGACGCTGGGCGCCGGGGCGGTCCTGGGCTGGTCGTGGCTTCATCCGCCGTATCGCTGGCAGTTCGGCGCGAGCGCGCGTGAGCGACTCGAGACCATCGCGTTCGACGGCGCCGCCGTGCGGAACCGCTGCGACGCCGATCCGGCCTTCGGGTACGCGATGCTGCGCCTGTTCACCCCGGTCATCGTCGCGCGGCTGCAGGCCACCCGCCTGC
- a CDS encoding SRPBCC family protein, which translates to MRTAVWKGIGGVALASAVAACSPPARRWYLGYGATAEEVARELPGDALLPYPDLRSTRAVTIDAAPSTVWPWLVQMGSGRGGVYSYDWIENLLGLDMHSADEILPQFQRLAVGDVLPLGPAGPGMRVEICDPERTLAFRSTDGAWVWIFDLNSYWLGTRLISRNRIATPDARWPRRLMNRIVMEPGSLVMERRMLLGIKERAEFSAPSAALLPI; encoded by the coding sequence ATGAGAACAGCGGTCTGGAAGGGAATCGGCGGCGTGGCCCTGGCGTCCGCCGTGGCGGCCTGTTCGCCGCCGGCGCGGCGGTGGTATCTGGGCTATGGCGCCACCGCCGAGGAGGTCGCCCGGGAACTGCCCGGCGACGCGCTGCTGCCGTACCCGGATCTGCGGTCCACCCGGGCCGTCACGATCGATGCCGCACCCTCGACGGTCTGGCCGTGGCTGGTGCAGATGGGCAGCGGGCGCGGCGGCGTGTACAGCTACGACTGGATCGAGAACCTGCTGGGCCTGGACATGCACAGCGCCGACGAGATCCTGCCGCAGTTCCAGCGGCTCGCCGTCGGTGACGTGCTGCCGCTCGGACCCGCCGGGCCCGGCATGCGGGTGGAGATCTGCGATCCGGAGCGGACGCTGGCTTTCCGTTCCACCGACGGCGCCTGGGTGTGGATCTTCGATCTGAACAGCTACTGGCTGGGCACCCGTCTGATCAGCCGGAACCGCATCGCGACTCCGGACGCCCGCTGGCCGCGCCGGCTGATGAACCGGATCGTGATGGAGCCGGGCAGCCTCGTCATGGAGCGGCGGATGCTGCTCGGAATCAAGGAGCGCGCCGAGTTCAGCGCTCCGTCCGCGGCGCTGCTGCCGATCTGA
- a CDS encoding flavodoxin domain-containing protein yields the protein MTVLVAYGSAGGGTGEIAGWITEELRSAGLNVDLSPGGGVTDVGTYEAVILGSAVYASGWHADARDFTHRFAGRFTDRPVWLFSSGPLDTSADGGVLPPSHHAELALRVLPAREHGTFGGRMTSEAHGWLGIMARQLAREGHAGDFRNPERIRAWARSVAAELRKEGPAHGTQIEPSRLVPVDPSGPDGAGHRRREP from the coding sequence ATGACCGTTCTCGTAGCGTACGGATCGGCCGGTGGCGGCACCGGTGAGATCGCTGGATGGATCACCGAGGAGTTGCGCTCCGCGGGTCTGAATGTTGACCTGTCGCCTGGCGGCGGCGTGACGGATGTCGGGACCTACGAGGCGGTGATTCTCGGCTCGGCCGTCTACGCCTCCGGCTGGCACGCCGACGCCCGGGACTTCACCCACAGGTTCGCCGGCCGGTTCACCGATCGTCCCGTCTGGTTGTTCAGCAGCGGGCCATTGGACACCTCCGCCGATGGGGGTGTGCTGCCGCCGAGCCACCACGCTGAGCTGGCTCTCAGGGTGCTACCGGCACGCGAACACGGGACGTTCGGTGGGCGTATGACGTCCGAGGCGCACGGCTGGCTCGGCATCATGGCGCGGCAGCTCGCGCGGGAGGGCCACGCCGGTGACTTCCGCAACCCCGAGCGGATCCGAGCCTGGGCCCGGTCGGTCGCCGCGGAGCTTCGGAAGGAGGGCCCGGCGCACGGGACTCAGATCGAGCCGTCGCGGCTGGTGCCAGTGGATCCGTCTGGTCCTGACGGCGCTGGCCACCGCCGGCGGGAGCCGTAG
- a CDS encoding universal stress protein, whose protein sequence is MTTRHLIVVGVDGTDGGRRALDWAVREADARGGAVQAVTAWSWDGLEFGPVTATNPTEAKERAARLLDREIRSLIARHGSHVPVAAEVVEGSPGAALAHAGRNADLLVLGSHGNSRVRHTVLGSVSEECIRRATCPVVVIPVPLPALPDTEPVPRR, encoded by the coding sequence ATGACTACTCGGCACCTGATCGTGGTCGGGGTGGACGGAACGGACGGCGGGCGGCGAGCGCTCGACTGGGCGGTTCGCGAGGCGGACGCCCGCGGCGGCGCTGTTCAGGCCGTCACCGCATGGTCGTGGGACGGGCTGGAGTTCGGACCGGTCACCGCGACGAACCCCACAGAGGCCAAGGAGCGGGCCGCGCGCCTGCTCGACCGCGAGATCCGGTCGCTGATCGCCCGCCACGGATCACACGTCCCGGTCGCCGCCGAGGTGGTCGAGGGAAGCCCGGGTGCCGCGCTGGCACACGCCGGGCGCAACGCCGACCTGCTGGTGCTGGGCAGCCACGGCAACAGCCGGGTCCGCCACACGGTGCTCGGCTCGGTCAGCGAGGAGTGCATTCGCAGGGCGACCTGCCCGGTGGTCGTCATCCCCGTCCCGCTTCCGGCTCTACCCGACACCGAACCGGTACCCCGGCGTTGA